From Candidatus Bathyarchaeota archaeon, a single genomic window includes:
- the rpsJ gene encoding 30S ribosomal protein S10, with product MAKMARIKLTSTDKEKLEAVCSEIKGIADKIGVKMVGPVPLPTKRLVVPVRRTPCGDGSKTWDKYEMRIHKRFIEIDARERVMRSIMRIRVPNEVYVEMEIR from the coding sequence ATGGCTAAGATGGCTAGGATAAAGCTGACGAGCACCGACAAAGAGAAGCTCGAGGCAGTATGCAGCGAGATTAAGGGAATAGCAGATAAGATAGGGGTTAAAATGGTTGGACCGGTCCCCCTACCCACGAAGAGGCTCGTGGTCCCTGTCCGGAGAACCCCGTGCGGAGATGGGAGCAAGACATGGGATAAGTATGAGATGAGAATCCATAAGAGGTTCATAGAGATAGATGCTAGGGAGCGCGTGATGAGAAGCATAATGAGGATCAGGGTGCCTAACGAAGTGTACGTTGAAATGGAGATAAGATAA
- a CDS encoding DNA-directed RNA polymerase subunit A', translating to MKALNAIRFGILSPDEIRRLSVVEIQTPETYDEDGAPISGGLMDGRLGTLEPRQRCRTCGNTSLNCPGHFGHIELAVPVIHVEFAKYIHRLLLATCRSCGRILLPDDEIFELRDKLEEERSLFGKVSEEIILEVLRRAKKYKRGRQCPHCGARQKNVKFLKPTTFYEVEGEEEEGEEEAAPEDVSQRLTSSMVREWLERIKDEDLPLLGFDPSIARPEWMVLQVLPVPPVDVRPSIILESGIRAEDDLTHKLVDIIRINQRLRENIDAGAPTLIIEDLSELLQYHVTTYFDNEVSGIPPARHRSGRPLKSLAQRLKGKEGRFRGNLSGKRVDYSARTVISPDPNLDINEVGVPVHIAIRLTVPETVTERNIEEMRRLIINGPYRHPGALYIIRPDGKRVRLEFVADREKVAAAIEPGFIVERHLRDGDIALFNRQPSLHRMSIMAHRVKVLPYKTFRLHLAVCAPYNADFDGDEMNLHIPQSKEAQAEALFLMQVQDQILSPRYGAPIIGASRDFITGAYLLTRKGTLLTSGEVGRLLTAAGYRGAIPEPTVSDPEPLWSGKDIFSLFLPKDFNFVSRASICRHCTTCEQERCPYDAYVMIRQGHLITGVIDKNSIGGEIPETIFHRIVKDYGTDVGHQFLNSICRLLNEFMSMRGFTYALDELEIGERERREISKVMKQMERSVQELIEEFRMGKLRRLPGQTLEESFEIQVMNELSKARDEAGEVVEEGLGWENSGIIMTRTGARGSSLNLGQMMGSVGQQAIRGKRIMRGYSNRTLPHFREGDPSPHARGFIYSCYRDGLNPIEFFFHAMGGREGLVDTAVRTQQSGYMQRRLINALEHLRVEYDGTVRDSLGNIIEFRYGEDGVDPAKSDHGKAVNIEQLIERIKIFMEGGEPASKDYIEARLKDVEGRLTPSLIEDLKRRLPASGLSREGVEEVLNTALRNYDFSLVEAGEAVGTVAAQSIGEPGTQMTLRTFHYAGVAELNVTLGLPRLIELVDARRVPSTPVMTVYLDERHRRNPEKAREVAQRLTYTVIGDIVRSLNIDVKRDVMEITFDPSKMEDLGVNQVELEAALHRMERELGKAEKLDEYTYSVKLSKKAPDPERLMEKPVKGVPQIKRALTILEGDEWVIRTDGSSLKDVLNIEGVDPLRTTTNDIHEIAEVLGIEAARNALIREAHNVLEEQGLDVDIRHVMLVADIMTNSGEVQQIGRHGISGEKSSVLARAAFELTVQHLVNAAVKGERDPLKGVVENIIVGQSMPIGTGSVELFMTMGGGHNERK from the coding sequence TTGAAGGCCCTTAACGCGATCAGGTTCGGCATCCTCTCCCCTGATGAGATAAGGAGGCTATCGGTCGTAGAGATACAGACACCAGAGACATATGACGAGGACGGGGCCCCCATCTCTGGAGGCCTTATGGATGGGAGGCTTGGGACACTCGAGCCCCGCCAGCGCTGCAGGACATGCGGTAACACATCCCTCAACTGTCCGGGGCACTTCGGGCACATAGAGCTCGCGGTCCCTGTTATACACGTCGAGTTCGCGAAGTACATCCACAGACTCTTACTCGCGACATGTAGGAGCTGTGGGAGGATACTGCTGCCAGATGACGAGATATTTGAGCTGAGGGATAAACTTGAGGAGGAGAGGAGCCTCTTCGGGAAGGTTAGCGAGGAGATAATCCTCGAGGTTCTGAGGAGGGCGAAGAAGTACAAGAGGGGGAGGCAGTGCCCCCACTGCGGGGCTAGGCAGAAGAATGTGAAGTTCCTCAAACCCACTACCTTCTATGAGGTTGAGGGCGAGGAAGAAGAGGGTGAGGAGGAGGCAGCCCCTGAGGACGTGAGCCAGAGGCTCACATCAAGCATGGTAAGGGAGTGGCTTGAGAGGATAAAGGATGAGGACCTGCCTCTCCTCGGCTTCGATCCCTCCATAGCGAGGCCCGAGTGGATGGTGCTCCAGGTGCTCCCAGTCCCACCAGTTGATGTCCGACCCAGCATCATCCTAGAGTCCGGGATAAGGGCTGAGGACGACCTCACCCACAAGCTGGTGGACATAATAAGGATAAACCAGAGGCTGAGGGAGAACATAGACGCCGGGGCCCCGACACTCATAATAGAGGACCTCTCAGAGCTCCTCCAGTATCATGTGACCACGTACTTCGATAATGAGGTCTCAGGCATCCCTCCGGCTCGCCACAGGTCCGGCAGGCCCCTCAAGAGCCTAGCCCAGAGGCTGAAGGGTAAGGAGGGAAGGTTTAGGGGTAACCTCTCGGGTAAGAGGGTGGACTACTCTGCGAGGACGGTCATCTCCCCAGACCCAAACCTAGACATTAACGAGGTGGGTGTACCGGTCCACATAGCCATACGCCTAACGGTCCCTGAGACCGTCACGGAGAGGAATATAGAGGAGATGAGGAGGCTAATAATCAACGGTCCTTACAGGCATCCGGGCGCCCTCTACATCATAAGGCCAGATGGGAAGCGCGTGAGGCTGGAGTTTGTGGCCGACCGTGAGAAGGTGGCTGCGGCGATAGAGCCGGGCTTCATCGTTGAGAGGCACCTAAGGGATGGCGATATAGCCCTCTTCAACAGGCAGCCCAGCCTCCACAGGATGAGCATCATGGCCCACAGGGTTAAGGTCCTCCCATACAAGACCTTCAGGCTCCACCTAGCGGTATGCGCACCTTATAACGCTGACTTCGACGGGGACGAGATGAACCTCCACATCCCCCAGAGCAAGGAGGCCCAGGCCGAGGCCCTCTTCCTGATGCAGGTGCAGGACCAGATCCTATCACCTAGATATGGAGCACCCATAATAGGGGCCTCCAGGGACTTTATAACCGGGGCCTACCTCCTCACAAGGAAGGGCACATTGCTTACAAGCGGGGAGGTGGGAAGGCTCCTCACAGCGGCTGGTTACAGGGGGGCCATTCCCGAACCCACGGTCAGTGACCCCGAGCCATTATGGTCTGGGAAGGACATCTTCAGCCTCTTCCTCCCAAAAGACTTCAACTTCGTCTCTAGGGCGAGCATCTGCCGCCACTGTACAACCTGTGAGCAGGAGAGGTGCCCATACGACGCCTATGTGATGATAAGGCAGGGTCACCTCATCACAGGGGTCATAGATAAAAATAGTATAGGAGGGGAGATCCCTGAGACCATATTCCACAGGATAGTGAAGGATTATGGAACCGATGTGGGACACCAGTTCTTGAACTCTATCTGTCGCCTCCTGAATGAGTTCATGTCTATGAGGGGGTTCACCTACGCCCTGGACGAGCTCGAGATTGGTGAGAGGGAGAGGAGGGAGATAAGCAAGGTGATGAAACAGATGGAGAGGAGCGTCCAAGAACTCATCGAGGAGTTCAGGATGGGGAAGCTGAGGAGGCTTCCAGGGCAGACCTTGGAGGAGTCCTTCGAGATCCAGGTGATGAACGAGCTCTCTAAGGCCAGGGATGAGGCCGGGGAGGTTGTCGAAGAGGGTCTAGGATGGGAGAACTCGGGGATAATAATGACGAGGACTGGTGCCAGGGGCTCAAGCCTAAACCTTGGACAGATGATGGGCTCGGTGGGGCAGCAGGCGATAAGGGGTAAGAGGATAATGAGGGGCTACTCGAACAGAACCCTGCCCCACTTCAGGGAGGGGGATCCATCACCCCATGCCAGGGGCTTCATATACAGCTGTTATAGGGACGGTCTCAACCCCATCGAGTTCTTCTTCCACGCTATGGGGGGAAGGGAGGGGCTGGTCGACACAGCTGTTAGAACCCAGCAGAGCGGGTATATGCAGCGACGCCTGATAAACGCCCTCGAACATCTAAGGGTCGAGTACGATGGAACCGTCAGGGACTCCCTCGGCAACATAATAGAGTTCAGGTACGGTGAGGACGGTGTAGACCCCGCTAAGAGCGACCACGGAAAGGCCGTCAACATAGAGCAGCTCATAGAGAGGATAAAGATATTCATGGAAGGCGGGGAGCCCGCATCCAAGGATTATATAGAGGCCAGGCTGAAGGACGTTGAAGGGAGGCTGACTCCGAGCCTCATAGAGGATCTTAAAAGGAGATTACCCGCCTCCGGCCTGAGCAGGGAGGGGGTTGAAGAGGTCCTCAATACGGCGCTAAGAAACTATGACTTCAGCTTGGTCGAGGCGGGGGAGGCCGTCGGAACCGTAGCCGCCCAGTCCATAGGTGAGCCTGGAACCCAGATGACCCTCCGAACCTTCCACTACGCCGGGGTCGCAGAGCTCAACGTAACCCTCGGCCTACCAAGGCTGATAGAGCTTGTCGATGCAAGAAGGGTTCCCTCCACCCCAGTTATGACCGTTTATCTAGATGAGAGGCATAGGAGGAACCCTGAGAAGGCAAGAGAGGTGGCTCAGAGGCTTACTTACACGGTCATAGGTGACATTGTCAGAAGCTTAAACATCGATGTGAAGAGGGATGTCATGGAGATAACCTTCGATCCCTCGAAGATGGAGGATCTTGGGGTCAACCAAGTGGAGTTGGAGGCAGCCCTCCATAGGATGGAGAGGGAGCTGGGAAAGGCCGAAAAACTGGATGAATACACATACAGTGTCAAGCTCTCAAAGAAGGCCCCAGACCCCGAGAGGCTGATGGAGAAGCCGGTGAAGGGTGTCCCCCAGATAAAGAGGGCTCTAACCATATTAGAGGGGGATGAATGGGTGATAAGAACCGACGGCTCCAGCCTCAAGGATGTCTTAAACATCGAGGGTGTAGACCCTCTGAGGACGACGACAAACGACATACATGAGATCGCAGAGGTCCTCGGCATAGAGGCGGCAAGGAACGCCCTTATAAGGGAGGCCCATAATGTCCTGGAGGAGCAGGGTCTAGACGTGGATATAAGGCATGTGATGCTCGTAGCCGATATAATGACCAACTCTGGAGAGGTCCAGCAGATAGGTAGGCACGGGATAAGCGGAGAGAAGAGCAGCGTCCTCGCAAGGGCCGCCTTCGAGCTAACCGTCCAACACCTAGTCAACGCCGCCGTTAAGGGCGAGAGAGACCCCCTGAAAGGGGTTGTTGAGAACATCATCGTCGGGCAGTCGATGCCCATAGGAACCGGGAGCGTTGAGCTCTTCATGACCATGGGAGGAGGGCATAATGAGCGTAAGTGA
- a CDS encoding DNA-directed RNA polymerase subunit B yields the protein MKAFFAEEGLVNQHLRSYNEFIDRTLQEVIDEIGGITIEVPGHTYKIRFGQIKVGDPRIVEVDGTIRSIYPREARIRNMTYSAPLYLETFLDHDGENSSEVVNIGDLPIMVKSCLCPLSKLSPEELLRIGEDPDEAGGYFIINGSERVIVALEDLAPNRVLVEIDNRGSRPVYRGKVFSTTVGFRARIDMALKAKGDMVVSIPGVPVPIPFVVLMRALGVETDREIANLVSLDEEILRELEPSFREASNVESVEDAILYIGNRVAFGQVKEFRVERAEAILDLNLLPHIGREKKDRFEKAIFLGEMASRIIELKLGRRVEDDKDHLKNKRVRLSGPLLAELFRSAFWGLYRDMRYQLRRMSGRRKGVLISAAVRPGIITSRLQHALATGNWRRGRVGMTQLLDRTTTLSALSHLRRLQSPLSRSQPNFEARDLHSTHWGRLCPNETPEGANCGLVKNLALMASVSMGADPEKVKRALLHLGVIPARIADYETRFKGAKVFVEGYLLGYSLNPLELVETVREMRRGGEISAEVNIAYYDHLNEIYVNCDDGRIRRPLIVVREGKPLLKARHVRNLQLGRWKWSDLIREGIIEYLDAEEEENAYIALDQSQLTEQHTHMEICSYTILGVAASLIPYAEHNQSPRNTYHSAMAKQSAGLYAVNYRDRTDTRGHVLHYPQKPLTRTKPMEVIGYERRPSGQNFVVAVLSSNGYNMEDAIIFNKSSIERGLGHSTFYRIYKAECKKYLGGAEDKLTRPEPGIRGYHGAEAYRLLEDDGIISVESEIRGGDILIGRISPPRFMEEYRGFEVGGPQLRDTSIGVRPTEEGVVDTVFVAKDAEGAHLVKVKVRSHRIPELGDKFVSRHGQKGVIGMIVPQEDMPFSVHGIIPDIIINPHAFPSRMTIGQFIESIAGKVAALRGREVDGTPFDNEKAATLKEALRALGFQPSGREEMYDGISGRRFDADIFIGVVYYQKLHHMVIDKIHARARGQVQMLTRQPTEGRSRGGGLRFGEMERDCLVGHGAAMLLKDRLLEESDAYTIYLCRRCGKLAYYDIRQRRYVCPICGEKGLIEQLTVSYAFKLLLQELQSLCISPTLEVSKEV from the coding sequence ATGAAGGCCTTCTTCGCCGAGGAGGGGCTTGTGAACCAGCACCTTAGGAGTTACAACGAGTTCATCGATAGAACCCTCCAAGAGGTGATTGATGAGATAGGAGGCATCACGATAGAGGTTCCAGGCCACACCTACAAGATAAGGTTTGGGCAGATAAAGGTTGGAGACCCCAGGATCGTTGAGGTCGATGGAACCATCCGGAGCATATACCCGAGGGAGGCGAGGATAAGGAATATGACCTACTCAGCCCCCCTCTACCTGGAGACTTTCCTAGACCACGACGGCGAGAACTCGAGTGAGGTTGTTAATATAGGCGACCTCCCCATCATGGTTAAATCCTGCCTCTGCCCCCTCTCGAAGCTCTCGCCGGAGGAGCTTCTAAGAATTGGGGAGGACCCCGACGAGGCTGGAGGGTACTTCATCATTAATGGCTCCGAGAGAGTGATAGTAGCCCTAGAGGACCTGGCCCCCAACAGGGTCCTCGTGGAGATAGATAACAGGGGCTCTAGACCGGTATATAGGGGGAAAGTGTTCTCGACCACCGTCGGCTTCAGGGCCCGCATAGATATGGCCCTCAAGGCCAAGGGGGACATGGTGGTCTCGATACCCGGCGTACCCGTCCCAATACCCTTCGTGGTCTTGATGAGGGCTCTGGGCGTCGAGACGGACAGGGAGATCGCTAACCTAGTCTCACTGGATGAAGAGATCCTGAGGGAGCTGGAGCCGTCCTTTAGGGAGGCCAGCAACGTCGAGTCCGTTGAGGACGCGATCCTTTACATTGGTAACAGGGTGGCCTTCGGCCAGGTGAAGGAGTTCAGGGTTGAGAGGGCTGAGGCAATACTCGACCTCAACCTCCTCCCCCATATAGGGAGGGAGAAGAAGGATCGCTTCGAGAAGGCCATATTCCTCGGGGAGATGGCCTCTAGGATTATCGAACTCAAGCTAGGCAGACGTGTGGAGGACGATAAGGACCATCTCAAGAACAAGAGGGTTAGGCTCTCAGGCCCCCTGCTGGCTGAGCTCTTCAGGAGCGCCTTTTGGGGCCTCTATCGAGATATGCGATACCAGCTAAGGAGGATGAGCGGAAGGAGGAAGGGCGTCCTCATCTCGGCGGCTGTGAGGCCTGGTATCATAACCAGTAGGCTCCAGCACGCCCTTGCAACGGGGAACTGGAGGAGGGGCAGGGTTGGGATGACCCAGCTTCTGGATAGGACTACGACCCTCTCTGCCTTAAGCCACCTCAGGCGCCTCCAATCTCCCCTCAGCAGGAGTCAGCCGAACTTCGAGGCTAGGGATCTCCACTCAACCCACTGGGGGAGGCTCTGCCCTAACGAGACCCCTGAGGGGGCGAACTGCGGCCTCGTCAAGAACCTAGCCCTCATGGCCAGCGTCTCAATGGGGGCTGATCCGGAGAAGGTCAAGAGGGCTCTACTACACCTCGGGGTCATCCCGGCGAGGATAGCCGACTATGAGACCAGGTTTAAAGGTGCGAAGGTTTTCGTCGAGGGCTACCTCCTGGGCTACTCCTTAAACCCCCTCGAGCTCGTCGAGACTGTTAGGGAGATGCGGAGGGGTGGAGAGATAAGCGCGGAGGTAAACATAGCCTACTACGATCACCTGAACGAGATATATGTGAACTGTGACGACGGGCGTATCAGGAGGCCTCTAATAGTCGTCAGGGAGGGTAAGCCCCTTCTGAAGGCCAGACACGTAAGGAATCTACAGCTGGGGCGATGGAAGTGGAGCGATCTCATCAGGGAGGGGATTATTGAGTACCTCGACGCTGAGGAGGAGGAGAATGCCTACATCGCCCTAGATCAGAGCCAGTTAACAGAGCAGCATACCCACATGGAGATATGCAGCTATACTATACTGGGTGTGGCGGCCTCTCTAATCCCATATGCGGAGCATAACCAGTCTCCGAGAAACACTTACCACTCGGCGATGGCCAAGCAATCGGCGGGTCTCTACGCGGTCAACTACAGGGACAGGACCGACACGAGGGGGCACGTGCTCCACTATCCCCAAAAGCCCTTGACTAGGACCAAGCCAATGGAGGTTATAGGCTACGAGAGGAGGCCGTCGGGCCAGAACTTCGTGGTCGCCGTCCTCAGCTCCAACGGGTATAATATGGAGGACGCCATAATCTTCAACAAGTCCAGCATTGAGAGAGGGCTCGGCCACTCAACCTTCTACAGGATATACAAGGCCGAGTGCAAGAAGTACCTCGGCGGGGCCGAGGATAAGCTGACCAGGCCAGAGCCCGGGATAAGGGGATATCACGGAGCCGAGGCATACAGGTTGCTGGAGGACGACGGGATAATCTCAGTCGAGTCCGAGATAAGAGGGGGCGACATATTGATCGGGAGGATCAGCCCCCCAAGGTTCATGGAGGAGTACCGTGGATTCGAGGTGGGGGGACCCCAGCTCAGAGACACGTCGATAGGGGTCAGACCCACAGAGGAGGGCGTCGTCGACACCGTCTTCGTCGCTAAGGATGCCGAGGGAGCCCATCTCGTGAAGGTCAAGGTACGAAGCCACAGGATCCCAGAGCTCGGGGATAAGTTCGTCTCCCGCCACGGCCAGAAGGGTGTTATTGGCATGATAGTTCCCCAGGAGGATATGCCCTTCAGCGTCCACGGTATAATCCCTGACATCATCATAAACCCACATGCCTTCCCATCAAGGATGACCATCGGCCAGTTCATAGAATCCATAGCTGGGAAGGTCGCCGCCCTGAGGGGACGGGAGGTCGATGGAACCCCCTTCGACAACGAGAAGGCCGCCACCCTCAAGGAGGCCCTTAGGGCCCTGGGCTTCCAGCCGAGCGGTAGGGAGGAGATGTACGACGGGATAAGCGGTAGGAGGTTCGACGCTGACATCTTCATAGGGGTGGTCTACTACCAGAAGCTCCACCACATGGTCATAGACAAGATCCACGCCAGGGCGAGGGGGCAGGTCCAGATGCTGACGAGGCAGCCGACCGAGGGGAGGTCGAGAGGTGGAGGCCTGAGGTTCGGAGAGATGGAGAGAGACTGCTTAGTTGGACACGGAGCAGCGATGCTCCTAAAGGACAGGCTTCTAGAGGAATCTGACGCCTATACAATATACCTGTGCAGGAGATGTGGGAAGCTGGCATACTACGACATAAGGCAGAGGAGATACGTGTGCCCCATATGCGGGGAGAAGGGTCTGATCGAGCAGTTGACGGTCTCCTACGCCTTCAAGCTACTCCTCCAGGAGCTCCAGAGCCTCTGCATATCCCCAACCCTAGAGGTCAGTAAGGAGGTTTAA
- a CDS encoding 50S ribosomal protein L30e: MSVSDQELRMAISTGKVYLGSKMALREVRRGRAKMLILSSNCPAEIAERLTEFGAISGVPVIRHTRTSIDLGALCGKPFPVSAIVINEPGNSRILSMVKVADA, translated from the coding sequence ATGAGCGTAAGTGACCAAGAACTCAGGATGGCCATATCCACCGGAAAGGTATATTTGGGATCGAAGATGGCTTTGAGGGAGGTCCGCCGGGGGAGGGCCAAGATGTTAATATTATCCTCAAACTGCCCGGCTGAGATAGCTGAGAGATTAACTGAGTTTGGGGCCATATCGGGGGTTCCTGTTATAAGGCATACGAGGACCAGCATAGACCTAGGCGCCCTCTGCGGCAAACCCTTTCCGGTATCAGCAATAGTTATAAATGAACCCGGCAACTCAAGAATATTAAGTATGGTGAAGGTGGCTGATGCTTAG
- a CDS encoding NusA-like transcription termination signal-binding factor, giving the protein MLSNVRITENEMKYIALLENMTGATVLDCIIDEEADTVIFAVKKGDIGLVVGRGGEKIRRFRKLINKNVEVFEYIENPEKFIRNALKPARVKDLRLVDKVNGGKIAMVNVETKDKGIAIGKNGQNIKRIRLMAKRYFNLENIIIN; this is encoded by the coding sequence ATGCTTAGCAACGTAAGGATAACGGAGAACGAGATGAAATATATAGCTCTTCTCGAGAACATGACTGGAGCTACCGTTCTAGACTGCATAATCGACGAGGAGGCTGACACAGTCATATTCGCCGTTAAGAAGGGTGATATAGGCTTAGTTGTCGGAAGAGGGGGAGAGAAGATCAGACGCTTCCGGAAGCTTATAAACAAGAACGTAGAAGTCTTCGAGTATATAGAAAACCCCGAGAAGTTCATAAGAAACGCGTTGAAGCCAGCTAGAGTTAAGGATCTGAGGCTTGTTGATAAAGTTAATGGAGGAAAGATAGCGATGGTCAACGTAGAGACGAAGGATAAGGGTATCGCCATAGGGAAAAACGGTCAGAACATTAAGAGGATAAGATTAATGGCCAAGCGATACTTCAACCTTGAAAACATAATAATAAACTAG